The genomic interval ACACCACGCTGGAAGGGCTTGCCCAACGGCTCAAGACTTTTGTCGAACTCCTGGAGGGCCATTACGGCATCAAGCCCATCATCTACACCTCCCCCAATTTCTGGGACAAGTACTTCGCGGAAATCAACTTCGGCGACTACCCGTTGTGGATCGCCGAGTACGGGGTCGACGCCCCGCGCATGCCCCAGGGTTGGTCGGATTGGCATCTGTGGCAGTTCCAGGGAGACGTAGCCGTCACCGGCATCGAGAAAGACGTCGACCTGACGCAGGCCAACCGAAGCGGCCCCGACCACACCGCCCTCATCGTCCGCTGACCTAAGTGATGCCGAATTGGCGGAACATGTATTGGTAGAAAGGGTCAGTGCTGTATTCGCGCACCCAGTTGAGGCTGAGGACGCAGCGCTCGTATCGGTGAGCCAGCTTGCGCAGGGTGGCGGTAGCGTCGGTATTGCCTTCCAGCTCCGAGGCGGCCATGTAGCTGCGGCGTCCGCAGTCGGTGTAATAAGACTGGGGAATCTGGCGCCGCCCGTAGCTGAGGCTTTCCGGGAACATGCCCAGAACGAAGAGGGTGTAATCGCCGATTTGGCGGTATGAATCCTTGCGGGCGCGGCGGGGCATCTTTGAAATCTGCTCGAACATGTCGATCAGGTACATCAGCGGACGCCCCTCCTCGTCCTTCAGTCCGTAGAGGTTCTCGGTCCACATGAACTGAAGCAGCAGGTCGCTGAGGTAAAGGCACAAGTCGTTGTCGGCCATCTCAGACTGGTTGAGGGCACGGTCGGTCAGGTTGCGGAAGACTGTGCGGACGGGGTGGTTTTCGGGGATGGACTCTTGAGCTTTCATCGCTTTCTCGCTTGCTCCTCCTCTTCAAAGGTCACAGGCGCGAACTGTTCAGCAGGTTCTTCCTCTCATGTCGGTCAAACCCGCCTTGACGGTTACAGGTCGAGATGAAACGGGCCTTGAAAAGTTTCGCATCCGGGGCCGACACGAGAAGCCTCCCGCGGTCCA from Acidobacteriota bacterium carries:
- a CDS encoding GH25 family lysozyme — its product is TTLEGLAQRLKTFVELLEGHYGIKPIIYTSPNFWDKYFAEINFGDYPLWIAEYGVDAPRMPQGWSDWHLWQFQGDVAVTGIEKDVDLTQANRSGPDHTALIVR